In Chanodichthys erythropterus isolate Z2021 chromosome 9, ASM2448905v1, whole genome shotgun sequence, a genomic segment contains:
- the tbc1d25 gene encoding TBC1 domain family member 25 isoform X1, whose product MSAEEERGVVRVKVKKCEGVLPVEFRSFAVDPQITSLEVLQHILIRAFELNGKRNFGISYLSRDRGGVEVYVSLLSDWDLDAAFVSAAKPFLQLKMDIKPSEDSPVLEDWDIISPKDVIGSDQLQGEKRSLASAALPFTQSLLSQVGRTLSRVQQALSWSYGEEVKPFKPPLNDAEFHSYLNSQGQLTRPEDLRLRIYHGGVEPSLRKVVWRYLLNVYPDGLTGQERMDYMKRKTREYDQLKSEWTARVSSEDLEFIRGNVLKDVLRTDRAHPYYAGSEDSPHLTALTDLLTTFAITHPQVSYCQGMSDIASPILAVMDNEAHAFICFCGIMKRLEGNFRPDGQLMSIKFQHLKLLLQYSDPEFYAYLVSKGADDLFFCYRWLLLELKREFAFDDALRMLEVTWSSLPPDPPETEVELLGPALEADQPNGSQNVHQNVDMEEMEEKLTERQRKRHMLRPSREEADGGRSLVVDEEKGPRKEGEGEYGVDDMVKNDVTTPAPAPSFEKQASFGEFKYYSGRNEDSFEINENDCSDPTLSPVQFQSAHSTLPFSARQSTEESEDDPGEQEPLIGNHTPSSPGQRDSPNGQAASPESSLPSCLPNWKSSSNQSLEASNSATSWRTASPDALSKCTSSSSSGDKAMSPDKPSGGFMSSQVVINGTGSQSPSVVAGKSLLASPSQSYNRSLLSSPVLSFGKSPSLPKAFSSNLPSPCRPTGSGLTSPNTNKPEGGGIKPCSLPPPQEFGKGNPFMLFLCLSILLEHRDHIVKNSLDYNELAMHFDRLVRRHNLGRILQRAKALFADYLQSEVWDSEEGDEVSLDSPATAETSPQTPNTRPPFLNVQPSQGTFPNSTYNLANTIPSPTTPIALSPSAS is encoded by the exons ATGTCGGCTGAGGAGGAGAGGGGGGTAGTTCGTGTCAAAGTCAAG AAGTGTGAAGGGGTGTTACCGGTGGAGTTCCGTTCCTTTGCTGTTGATCCTCAAATAACCTCATTAGAGGTGTTGCAGCATATCCTGATACGAGCCTTTGAGCTGAATGG GAAACGCAACTTTGGGATTAGCTACCTGTCCCGTGACCGCGGAGGTGTGGAGGTCTACGTGTCTCTGTTGTCTGACTGGGATTTAGATGCCGCCTTTGTTAGTGCGGCAAAGCCTTTCCTCCAGCTAAAGATGGACATCAAACCATCAGAGGACA GTCCTGTTTTGGAGGATTGGGACATAATAAGCCCTAAGGATGTGATTGGCTCAGATCAGTTGCAGGGAGAGAAGAGGTCATTGGCATCTGCTGCACTTCCCTTCACACAGTCGCTGCTGTCCCAG GTGGGTCGCACTTTATCGCGTGTGCAGCAGGCCTTGAGTTGGTCCTATGGGGAGGAGGTGAAACCATTCAAGCCTCCCTTAAATGATGCTGAATTCCACAGTTATCTGAACAGCCAAGGTCAACTGACCAGGCCAGAAGATCTTAGACTTCGTATATATCACGGTGGGGTTGAGCCATCCTTACGCAAG GTTGTTTGGCGATACCTCCTTAATGTGTACCCAGATGGTCTGACAGGGCAGGAGAGAATGGACTACATGAAGAGGAAGACGAGAGAGTACGACCAGCTGAAGAGTGAATGGACGGCACGGGTCAGCTCAGAGGATCTGGAGTTCATTCGGGGAAATGTTCTGAAAGATGTTCTTCGAACAGACCGAGCACATCCTTATTATGCGGGCTCAGAGGACAGCCCACATCTCACCGCCTTGACCGACCTCCTAACCACCTTTGCTATTACACACCCACAG GTGTCTTATTGCCAAGGCATGAGCGACATTGCCTCACCAATCCTCGCCGTCATGGACAACGAAGCTCACGCCTTTATTTGCTTCTGTGGCATTATGAAACGTCTCGAGGGCAACTTCCGCCCTGACGGACAACTCATGTCCATTAAGTTCCAGCATCTTAAGTTGCTTCTGCAGTATTCAGACCCTGAGTTTTATGCCTACCTAGTCTCGAAAGGTGCTGACGATCTGTTTTTCTGTTACCGCTGGCTGCTTTTGGAGCTAAAGCGTGAATTCGCTTTTGATGATGCCCTGCGAATGCTGGAGGTCACCTGGAGCTCCTTGCCACCTGATCCACCTGAGACAGAGGTGGAACTTCTGGGGCCAGCACTTGAGGCAGATCAGCCCAACGGCTCTCAGAATGTCCATCAGAATGTGGACATGGAGGAGATGGAAGAGAAGCTGACAGAAAGGCAGAGGAAACGTCACATGCTAAGACCATCTCGAGAGGAGGCAGATGGGGGACGTTCCCTGGTCGTAGACGAGGAGAAGGGGCCTCGGAAGGAAGGCGAAGGAGAGTACGGTGTAGATGACATGGTCAAGAATGATGTCACGACTCCGGCTCCGGCTCCCTCATTTGAAAAACAGGCCAGTTTTGGGGAATTCAAGTACTATAGTGGCCGTAACGAGGACAGCTTTGAGATTAATGAGAATGATTGCTCCGATCCTACGTTATCTCCAGTACAGTTTCAGTCTGCACACTCTACGTTGCCATTCTCGGCCCGCCAGTCCACAGAGGAAAGTGAGGATGACCCTGGAGAGCAGGAACCTCTTATTGGTAATCATACACCATCATCTCCAGGACAGAGAGACTCTCCCAATGGTCAGGCAGCTTCCCCAGAATCATCTCTTCCTTCCTGTCTACCAAACTGGAAAAGTAGCTCCAATCAGTCACTGGAAGCATCTAATTCTGCCACTAGTTGGAGAACGGCATCTCCTGATGCCCTGTCAAAATGCACATCCTCTTCCTCTAGTGGAGACAAAGCCATGTCTCCAGATAAACCTTCTGGGGGGTTCATGTCCTCACAAGTTGTAATAAACGGAACCGGGTCTCAGTCCCCATCAGTGGTCGCAGGGAAATCTTTACTGGCGTCTCCATCACAGAGTTACAATCGGTCACTTCTCTCTTCGCCAGTTTTATCTTTCGGCAAGTCCCCGTCTTTGCCCAAAGCATTCTCCAGCAATCTCCCCTCGCCATGCAGACCCACTGGGTCTGGCTTAACCTCtccaaacacaaacaaaccagAAGGAGGCGGAATTAAACCCTGCTCGCTTCCCCCTCCGCAAGAGTTCGGGAAAGGGAATCCCTTCATGCTTTTCCTTTGTCTTTCTATCCTACTAGAACACCGAGACCACATTGTCAAAAACAGCCTAGACTACAATGAGCTGGCCATGCACTTTGACCGCCTGGTCCGTCGCCACAACCTCGGGCGTATTCTGCAGCGAGCTAAAGCCCTCTTCGCAGACTACCTGCAGAGTGAAGTATGGGACTCTGAGGAAGGGGATGAAGTCAGCTTGGACTCCCCAGCCACAGCGGAGACATCCCCCCAAACACCCAACACTAGGCCCCCTTTCCTCAATGTACAGCCCTCTCAGGGTACCTTCCCGAATTCAACCTATAATCTGGCCAATACCATTCCCTCTCCGACAACTCCCATTGCCCTCTCTCCATCCGCTTCTTGA
- the tbc1d25 gene encoding TBC1 domain family member 25 isoform X2: MDIKPSEDSPVLEDWDIISPKDVIGSDQLQGEKRSLASAALPFTQSLLSQVGRTLSRVQQALSWSYGEEVKPFKPPLNDAEFHSYLNSQGQLTRPEDLRLRIYHGGVEPSLRKVVWRYLLNVYPDGLTGQERMDYMKRKTREYDQLKSEWTARVSSEDLEFIRGNVLKDVLRTDRAHPYYAGSEDSPHLTALTDLLTTFAITHPQVSYCQGMSDIASPILAVMDNEAHAFICFCGIMKRLEGNFRPDGQLMSIKFQHLKLLLQYSDPEFYAYLVSKGADDLFFCYRWLLLELKREFAFDDALRMLEVTWSSLPPDPPETEVELLGPALEADQPNGSQNVHQNVDMEEMEEKLTERQRKRHMLRPSREEADGGRSLVVDEEKGPRKEGEGEYGVDDMVKNDVTTPAPAPSFEKQASFGEFKYYSGRNEDSFEINENDCSDPTLSPVQFQSAHSTLPFSARQSTEESEDDPGEQEPLIGNHTPSSPGQRDSPNGQAASPESSLPSCLPNWKSSSNQSLEASNSATSWRTASPDALSKCTSSSSSGDKAMSPDKPSGGFMSSQVVINGTGSQSPSVVAGKSLLASPSQSYNRSLLSSPVLSFGKSPSLPKAFSSNLPSPCRPTGSGLTSPNTNKPEGGGIKPCSLPPPQEFGKGNPFMLFLCLSILLEHRDHIVKNSLDYNELAMHFDRLVRRHNLGRILQRAKALFADYLQSEVWDSEEGDEVSLDSPATAETSPQTPNTRPPFLNVQPSQGTFPNSTYNLANTIPSPTTPIALSPSAS; the protein is encoded by the exons ATGGACATCAAACCATCAGAGGACA GTCCTGTTTTGGAGGATTGGGACATAATAAGCCCTAAGGATGTGATTGGCTCAGATCAGTTGCAGGGAGAGAAGAGGTCATTGGCATCTGCTGCACTTCCCTTCACACAGTCGCTGCTGTCCCAG GTGGGTCGCACTTTATCGCGTGTGCAGCAGGCCTTGAGTTGGTCCTATGGGGAGGAGGTGAAACCATTCAAGCCTCCCTTAAATGATGCTGAATTCCACAGTTATCTGAACAGCCAAGGTCAACTGACCAGGCCAGAAGATCTTAGACTTCGTATATATCACGGTGGGGTTGAGCCATCCTTACGCAAG GTTGTTTGGCGATACCTCCTTAATGTGTACCCAGATGGTCTGACAGGGCAGGAGAGAATGGACTACATGAAGAGGAAGACGAGAGAGTACGACCAGCTGAAGAGTGAATGGACGGCACGGGTCAGCTCAGAGGATCTGGAGTTCATTCGGGGAAATGTTCTGAAAGATGTTCTTCGAACAGACCGAGCACATCCTTATTATGCGGGCTCAGAGGACAGCCCACATCTCACCGCCTTGACCGACCTCCTAACCACCTTTGCTATTACACACCCACAG GTGTCTTATTGCCAAGGCATGAGCGACATTGCCTCACCAATCCTCGCCGTCATGGACAACGAAGCTCACGCCTTTATTTGCTTCTGTGGCATTATGAAACGTCTCGAGGGCAACTTCCGCCCTGACGGACAACTCATGTCCATTAAGTTCCAGCATCTTAAGTTGCTTCTGCAGTATTCAGACCCTGAGTTTTATGCCTACCTAGTCTCGAAAGGTGCTGACGATCTGTTTTTCTGTTACCGCTGGCTGCTTTTGGAGCTAAAGCGTGAATTCGCTTTTGATGATGCCCTGCGAATGCTGGAGGTCACCTGGAGCTCCTTGCCACCTGATCCACCTGAGACAGAGGTGGAACTTCTGGGGCCAGCACTTGAGGCAGATCAGCCCAACGGCTCTCAGAATGTCCATCAGAATGTGGACATGGAGGAGATGGAAGAGAAGCTGACAGAAAGGCAGAGGAAACGTCACATGCTAAGACCATCTCGAGAGGAGGCAGATGGGGGACGTTCCCTGGTCGTAGACGAGGAGAAGGGGCCTCGGAAGGAAGGCGAAGGAGAGTACGGTGTAGATGACATGGTCAAGAATGATGTCACGACTCCGGCTCCGGCTCCCTCATTTGAAAAACAGGCCAGTTTTGGGGAATTCAAGTACTATAGTGGCCGTAACGAGGACAGCTTTGAGATTAATGAGAATGATTGCTCCGATCCTACGTTATCTCCAGTACAGTTTCAGTCTGCACACTCTACGTTGCCATTCTCGGCCCGCCAGTCCACAGAGGAAAGTGAGGATGACCCTGGAGAGCAGGAACCTCTTATTGGTAATCATACACCATCATCTCCAGGACAGAGAGACTCTCCCAATGGTCAGGCAGCTTCCCCAGAATCATCTCTTCCTTCCTGTCTACCAAACTGGAAAAGTAGCTCCAATCAGTCACTGGAAGCATCTAATTCTGCCACTAGTTGGAGAACGGCATCTCCTGATGCCCTGTCAAAATGCACATCCTCTTCCTCTAGTGGAGACAAAGCCATGTCTCCAGATAAACCTTCTGGGGGGTTCATGTCCTCACAAGTTGTAATAAACGGAACCGGGTCTCAGTCCCCATCAGTGGTCGCAGGGAAATCTTTACTGGCGTCTCCATCACAGAGTTACAATCGGTCACTTCTCTCTTCGCCAGTTTTATCTTTCGGCAAGTCCCCGTCTTTGCCCAAAGCATTCTCCAGCAATCTCCCCTCGCCATGCAGACCCACTGGGTCTGGCTTAACCTCtccaaacacaaacaaaccagAAGGAGGCGGAATTAAACCCTGCTCGCTTCCCCCTCCGCAAGAGTTCGGGAAAGGGAATCCCTTCATGCTTTTCCTTTGTCTTTCTATCCTACTAGAACACCGAGACCACATTGTCAAAAACAGCCTAGACTACAATGAGCTGGCCATGCACTTTGACCGCCTGGTCCGTCGCCACAACCTCGGGCGTATTCTGCAGCGAGCTAAAGCCCTCTTCGCAGACTACCTGCAGAGTGAAGTATGGGACTCTGAGGAAGGGGATGAAGTCAGCTTGGACTCCCCAGCCACAGCGGAGACATCCCCCCAAACACCCAACACTAGGCCCCCTTTCCTCAATGTACAGCCCTCTCAGGGTACCTTCCCGAATTCAACCTATAATCTGGCCAATACCATTCCCTCTCCGACAACTCCCATTGCCCTCTCTCCATCCGCTTCTTGA